A genome region from Streptomyces xanthophaeus includes the following:
- a CDS encoding putative quinol monooxygenase, with translation MIFIVVKFPVKPEYVDAWPDKVAPFTRATRAEPGNLWFEWSRSLEEPNTYVLVEAFQDDAAEAHVTSEHFGAALETMRPLVTRTPEIVSTTIEGATGWSRMGELQID, from the coding sequence GTGATCTTCATTGTGGTGAAATTCCCCGTCAAGCCCGAATACGTCGACGCGTGGCCCGACAAGGTCGCGCCGTTCACCCGCGCCACCCGCGCCGAACCAGGGAACCTGTGGTTCGAGTGGTCGCGCAGCCTGGAGGAGCCGAACACCTACGTGCTGGTCGAGGCCTTCCAGGACGACGCTGCCGAAGCGCACGTCACCTCCGAGCACTTCGGCGCCGCGCTGGAGACCATGCGGCCGCTGGTGACCCGTACGCCCGAGATCGTCAGCACCACCATCGAGGGCGCGACCGGCTGGAGCCGGATGGGCGAGCTCCAGATCGACTAG